A genome region from Dolichospermum compactum NIES-806 includes the following:
- a CDS encoding DMT family transporter: MLLELRGYKSTISSLLLITPFFLWGTAMVAMKGVIPHTTPLFMAGVRLIPAGVLILIVAAFMGKPQPQSWLGWLWIIIFALVDGTLFQGFLAEGLVRTNAGLGSVMIDSQPLAVALLSLWLFQEHIGLWGWLGLGLGITGISLIGLPQEWIFHVFEAGITISIDNWRELFDSGELLMLLAALSMAVGTVMIRFVCRYADPVTATGWHMIIGGLPLWGISAVLESQQWENLVLSDWLALSYATVFGSAIAYGLFFYFASSGNLTSLSSLTFLTPVFALIFGYIFLNEVLTTIQWFGVFLTLISIYLINQRENIGGNQKPTITEVRSQESGVKS; encoded by the coding sequence ATGCTATTAGAACTGAGAGGATATAAATCTACCATAAGTTCCCTACTATTAATTACTCCTTTTTTCCTTTGGGGTACAGCAATGGTGGCAATGAAAGGCGTAATTCCTCATACTACACCCCTATTTATGGCTGGAGTCAGATTGATACCTGCGGGAGTATTAATTCTCATAGTGGCTGCATTCATGGGTAAACCCCAACCTCAAAGTTGGTTAGGATGGTTGTGGATTATTATATTTGCTTTGGTTGATGGTACATTATTTCAAGGCTTTTTAGCCGAAGGTTTAGTCAGAACCAATGCCGGCTTAGGTTCGGTGATGATAGACTCCCAACCCTTAGCAGTCGCTTTACTTTCACTCTGGCTATTTCAAGAACATATTGGATTATGGGGATGGTTGGGGTTAGGTTTGGGAATTACAGGAATTAGTCTGATTGGTTTACCGCAAGAGTGGATTTTCCATGTTTTTGAGGCAGGGATTACTATTTCCATAGATAATTGGCGAGAGTTATTTGATAGTGGTGAGTTATTAATGTTACTCGCTGCTTTATCAATGGCTGTGGGAACGGTGATGATTCGGTTTGTGTGCCGATATGCAGATCCAGTAACGGCTACAGGATGGCACATGATTATCGGTGGCTTGCCTTTGTGGGGAATTTCTGCGGTGTTAGAATCCCAACAGTGGGAAAATCTTGTCCTGTCGGACTGGCTGGCTTTAAGTTATGCTACTGTATTTGGCAGTGCGATCGCCTATGGATTATTTTTCTACTTTGCCTCCAGTGGTAATCTCACCAGTTTAAGTTCTCTGACTTTTCTCACACCTGTTTTTGCTTTAATATTTGGTTATATTTTTCTCAATGAAGTCCTGACTACTATTCAATGGTTTGGGGTTTTTCTGACCTTAATCAGTATTTATTTAATTAACCAACGGGAAAATATCGGCGGAAATCAGAAACCTACTATCACAGAAGTCAGGAGTCAGGAGTCAGGAGTTAAGAGTTAA
- a CDS encoding molybdenum cofactor biosynthesis protein MoaE, which yields MITTKSAIPLKPRVEDSFGITLAPLSVEEIYSKADNPANGAVVLMSGMVRNQTDGKSVVALEYQAYEPMALQVFYQIADDIRDQWPDVNRVVIYHRIGRLLVGEISVVVAVGCPHRGEAFAACEYAIDTLKHNAPIWKKEHYSLLGEDGSLIAESSWVSIKNCNH from the coding sequence ATGATCACAACTAAATCTGCTATTCCCCTGAAACCCAGGGTTGAAGATAGTTTCGGGATTACATTAGCACCATTGTCTGTGGAAGAAATCTACAGTAAAGCAGATAATCCTGCTAATGGCGCTGTGGTGCTGATGAGTGGTATGGTTCGTAATCAAACTGATGGTAAGTCTGTGGTAGCTTTAGAATATCAAGCTTATGAACCAATGGCTTTACAGGTATTTTATCAAATTGCTGATGATATTCGTGATCAATGGCCTGATGTGAATCGGGTGGTGATATATCATCGCATTGGTAGATTATTAGTTGGGGAAATTAGTGTGGTTGTGGCTGTAGGTTGTCCCCATCGTGGTGAGGCTTTTGCCGCTTGTGAGTATGCTATTGATACATTAAAACATAATGCGCCAATTTGGAAAAAGGAACACTACAGCCTACTGGGTGAAGATGGTTCTCTAATAGCAGAGTCTAGTTGGGTATCTATTAAAAACTGTAACCATTAA
- a CDS encoding ABC transporter permease, with translation MESSSELKKIEKLQPDWKNCLPTWGLLAPSGIWLLMLLVLPTVIIFELSLVPDIRPGDLVNPSGLGNYIRIFEPLYLKVIFNSLLLAFGTTIITLILGFPVAYWIALIAPKRWQNLLLLAFVLPLWTSSLLRSYAWITILRPTGLLNSLLTSFGLPAVNILNSNSAVLIGMSYSLLPYMVLILYASLEKLDKQLLEAAADLGANPVQTFWKVTVPQVLPGITAGSLLVFITGLGDFIDPELLGGASSMTAARLVYNQFLGHSQNWGFGSALSMALILMVSIAISLVIKFDQTK, from the coding sequence ATGGAATCTTCTAGCGAACTGAAAAAAATAGAGAAATTACAACCTGATTGGAAAAATTGTCTACCAACCTGGGGATTACTAGCACCATCTGGTATTTGGTTATTAATGTTGCTAGTTTTGCCAACAGTAATAATTTTTGAATTAAGTTTAGTCCCAGATATTAGACCAGGTGATTTAGTAAATCCTAGTGGATTAGGTAACTATATTCGCATTTTTGAACCGCTTTATTTAAAGGTAATATTTAATTCACTTCTTCTGGCATTTGGAACTACTATTATCACCTTAATTTTAGGCTTTCCCGTTGCTTATTGGATTGCTTTGATAGCACCAAAACGGTGGCAAAATTTGTTATTATTAGCCTTTGTTTTGCCTTTGTGGACTTCTTCCTTATTGCGTTCTTACGCATGGATTACAATCTTACGTCCCACCGGATTATTAAATAGTTTATTAACCAGTTTTGGTTTACCTGCTGTGAATATTTTGAACAGTAATTCAGCAGTATTAATTGGTATGAGTTACAGCTTATTACCTTATATGGTGTTAATTTTATATGCTTCTTTAGAAAAGTTAGATAAACAGTTATTAGAAGCTGCTGCTGATTTGGGTGCAAATCCAGTACAAACCTTTTGGAAAGTGACTGTACCTCAAGTTTTACCAGGAATCACTGCTGGTTCGCTGCTAGTTTTTATTACTGGGTTAGGGGATTTTATAGACCCAGAATTACTGGGTGGTGCTTCGAGTATGACCGCTGCGCGGTTAGTTTATAATCAGTTTCTGGGACATAGTCAAAATTGGGGTTTTGGTTCAGCATTGAGTATGGCATTGATTTTGATGGTGAGTATTGCCATTTCTTTAGTGATTAAATTTGATCAAACTAAATAA